The sequence AACGAAAAGAAAGACCGTATCTGCGGCGTGAAAATATTCATGGGTTCCTCTACCGGCAATATGCTGGTGGATAACTTCATCACCCTCGAACGCATCTTTGGTGGTAGCGAAGTACTCATTGCCACCCACTGCGAAGATGAAAAGATCATCAAAACCAATCTCGAAAAATACAAACAGGAAGTAGGTCCGGAAAACCTCACCGCTGCTTACCACCCCCTGATCCGTAACGAAGAAGGTTGTTTCGAGTCGTCATTGGTCGCCATCCAGTTTGCTAAAAAACACAATTCCCGTCTGCATATCCTGCACATCTCTACCGAGAAGGAATTACAGTTGTTCAGCAATATGCTGCCACTGGCAGAAAAACGTATTACCGCTGAGGTATGTGTACATCACCTGTACTTCACAGCAGATGATTACGCCCGCTACGGCAATCTTATTAAATGTAACCCTGCTATCAAAGCAGCACACAATAAACATGGCCTCTGGCAAGGTCTGCTCGATGACCGTCTGGATATCATTGCCACCGACCACGCTCCTCACACCTGGGAAGAGAAACAACAACCTTACTTACAGGCGCCATCCGGCGTTCCACTGGTGCAGCACAGTCTCCTGATGATGCTGGAACATGTATCCAAAGGCAATATCTCCCTTGAGAAAGTGGTAGAGAAAATGGCGCATGCGCCCGCTATCTGTTTCCAGATTAAAGAAAGAGGTTTCCTGCGTGAAGGATACTTTGCGGACTGTGTGATCGTAGATCTGCAACAGGCCACCATGGTGGAAAAGAGCAACCTGCATTATAAATGTGGATGGTCTCCGCTCGAAGAACATACATTCCCTGCTGCCGTGACACATACATTTGTAAGTGGTCACCTGGCTTATGAGAATGGTAAATTCAATGAGAGTGAGAAAGGACAACGTTTGTTGTTCAACAGATAATAAAGGCTTCCGTTCTACAAATAACAACGACCTTTACCAATATATTCACCCATCCTCTAAAAAGGATGGGTGCTTTTTTTATCCCCTCCTTATGGAATTCTTCACATTGCTCATCTGTAAATAAAGCGACATATTTCCGTATATTCACCTAAAAGCCTGTGCAATGGAATTAGACAAAACGACCTATTACGACCTATCTATATTTAACAGAGAAGAGGAATTTTCTTTGTTTCATAAACTGGATTTTACGACAACAACAGGCGGCAGACATTACCTCAGGCAGATATATGCAAATCCGCTGAAAGATATACCTGCCTTAGAACATAGACATAAAGCATTACAATACCTGATACAGGAAGAAGATCGCTGGCCTGTGGATATCACCAACGGTACGATCGTCGTGATGGAAAATTACCTCGAGGCGCAGATAGAACCTATCAGCAATCCGGAAGGCCTCTCCCTCGTAGTAAGTGCAGTGATGACCAAGATGATCTATAATTCAGATTATGGGTTCATCCAATTCTCCTTCACACAATTGCTCAACCTGCTCAAAGGATTCCGCTCATTAGTCAGCATATACAATACTGAACATACCCCCCGCGATCTAAAACAAATTTTAGACAGGGCGCATCATCTATTATATCAAAAAGAATTCAACGACATCATCGCTGCAGATGCATCCGGACCAGCATCATTCATGCAGATCCTGCGACATGATCATTATATCCGCAAAAAACATCGTAAGACGATCCAGGAGTTGTTAGACTTATACAGCAGACTGGATGCATTATATGCAATGTCAAAAGCAATTCGTCATTTCAATTTACAGTTCCCTACATTCGAAGATACGCCGCATCCATTCGTAGAGATCAAAGATCTCTATCATCCAATCCTGCCTAAACCGGTATCTTACAATGTATCGATCACACCACAATCACACTTCATGTTCCTCACCGGCGCGAACATGGCGGGAAAGACGACATTCATCAAAGCAGTAGGTGTAGCAGTATTCCTGGCTCATATAGGCATGGGCGTACCTGCGAAAGAAATGAAATGTAGTTTCTTCAATGGTATCTTTAGTAATATCCAGGTGCAGGATAATATCTTTAAAGGAGAATCATTCTTTTTTAATGAAGTACAACGTATCAAAAATACCATCATCAAAATCAATGATGGAAGAAAGTGGTTAGTACTGATTGATGAAATGTTCAAAGGTACAAATGTGGAAGATGCAAAGAATTGTTCTCTTGCAGTGATCAATGGTTTATTAAAAAGTACGAACTGTTTGTTCATCTTATCCACACACCTGTATGAGATTGCAGAGGAGTTGAAAGATGCTGCTAATATACGATTCAAATATTTTGAAGCAGATGTGATAGATGATAATCTATACTTCACCTACCAATTGAAAGATGGTATAGCGAAGGAAAAAATTGGTTACTTAATATTGAAACGCGAGAAGGTATTGGATTTATTGAATGAAATAAAATAACAGGTTTCATCACAGGAGGATAATCTGGAAAATTCATAGCGAATAATCTGGGAAATCCACAAAATCTTTCACAAAGAAAAATCTCATCTGCCAAAAGTAGATGGGATTTTTTCGTTATATTCAATAATAAACGCTATCATCCATGATTGTTAAAACCTATGGCAGTGCGCTGCAAAGCGTCAGTGCCATCTCCATTGTTATAGAAGTGAATGTCTCACCCAAAGGCACCCGTTTCTCCATCGTAGGTTTACCAGGCAACTCAGTCAAAGAAAGTGAAGACCGTATAGAATCTGCCATCCAAAATATCGGGTGCATATTTCCCCGCTTCAGAACCATCGTAAACATGGCGCCTGCGAACATTCGCAAAGAAGGTGCTGCATATGATCTACCAATAGCCATTGGTTTATTAGCCGCCTCAGAACAAATCAAAACTGATAACTTAAATCACTATACTCTCATGGGAGAGCTCTCTTTAGATGGAACCTTACTTCCAATAAAAGGAGCCCTCCCCATAGCCGTACAAGCAAAAAAAGACGGTTTCAAAGGAATCATACTCCCCCTTCAAAACGCCAAAGAAGCATCAATGGTAGACGGCATCAAAGTTTACGGCGCTGCCGATCTGAAAGAAGTCATTGACTTCTACAACAACCCCAAAACCTTACGTCCTACCAATTCCGATGTCGTCAACATCTTCTCCCAACAAAACTCCAACGATCCCGACTTCAATGAAGTTAAAGGCCAATACATGGTCAAACGCGGCCTCGAAATAGCCGCCGCCGGTGGACACAACGTTTTACTCATCGGCCCTCCCGGTGCTGGCAAAACAATGCTGGCAAAACGCTTTCCTGGCATCCTCCCACCCATGACGCTTCCCGAAGCTTTAGAAACCACCAAAATCTATTCAGTAGCTGGCAAACTCGATTGCTCTTTAATCACCAAACGTCCCTTCCGCTCACCACATCACACGATCAGCGATACCGCCTTAGTAGGTGGGGGTATCACACCGCAACCAGGTGAAATATCCTTAGCCCACAATGGCGTATTATTCCTCGATGAATTACCTGAATTCAAACGCGCGGTTTTAGAAGTAATGCGTCAACCCATAGAAGAAAGAAAAGTCACCATTTCAAGAGCCTCCTATACTGCCGACTTCCCTGCCGGTTTCATGCTCATTGCGAGTATGAATCCATGTGATTGTGTTGCCTTTTTCCGCTTTTATCAAAAAAAGAGTGCTTAGGTAAGTATGCCAATTTAACATAAATATCTTCCTCTCCTACCACTATTTCATCTGTAATTGCTTCAACGATAGTACGTTTTTCATGCAATTCAAGGTCCGGCCAACGACTGTAAAGATCCTGTACATCTGAAAGTACTGCGTTAGACGAGGCTAAGTGAATGGTTAGGGCATCAATTTCTCCTTGAAGTTCCGCAGATTGCTTTTGCAATTCCTCAGTGCGCTCATTTTGGGGTTTATAGAAACATGCAAAGTCAGATTGGGAAATCTCCTTCCGTAACCTCAATTCCAACATTTCATGTGTTCTTTCTCTAAGTTCTTTTATTTTCGATTCCGTAACCGCCAATAAATTAGTCTTTTCATTTATCAAAGATTCAGTTTGCCGCTTATACGACTCTACTTCCAAATTGGTAAACAAAAATGTTCTTAGCTGTTCTTCGTAAACAAGGTCTATATCTTTTACCGTAATCTTATTGCCGCAATTTTTGCAATGAAAGGTATCTACACCATGATAGACATACATTTTATTACCACATTTGCATTGCAGTATGCCTGCTAACAAAAACTTACTTTGCCTACCTAATTTGTCCCGCCGTTTATACTGCTTATCAAGTATAGCGTTACACTCATTCCATAACTCTTCACTAATAAGGTTCGGACATTCAGTTAATACCCATTCATCACTAGGTTTCAGATCCCAATGCTTTTTATTCCCTCTACTTTTAGTATAATTGGCTCGGCGGATACCTTTCGCCATCGGGTCTCTTAGCAACCGATCTATTGTGGTATCAGAAAATTTATCCCCCTTCCTTGTGCGATAACCCAAATCGTTTAATTCCTTCGCTGTAGCTTTTTTTCTTTTGGTTCGCAGAAATATATCATACATCAATTTTCTAACCGGTGCCTCATTCTCATCTATGACTAGCTGCTTTTTCAGTGGATCATCCCCCCAAGAATAACCATATGGCGCAGCTCCACCTAACGGCTTACCCAATTGTGCACGTATAGGTACAGACGCAGCGACACGGCTGGCAATTTCTTCCCTCTCCCATTGTGCCATGGCTGCAATTATTGTATAAAAGAGCCTACCAGCCGGGGTACTAGTATCAATAGATTCCTGTAAGGAAACAAGGTCTGCCTTATGCTCTTGAAAATAGTCAGCAAATGATAATAGTTCTTTAGTATTGCGAGCTAAGCGTGCCAATTTGGAAAAAACCAGTGCCTTAATTCTGCCCTCTTTAACATCATTAAGCATACGTTGGGTTTCTGGCTGTTCCATTACCGATTTTCCGGAAACGGCCTCTAAGTTATACACAGTAACTACATTCCAACCTTTAAGTTTGCAATACATTCGCGCTCGTTCCTCATGATGCTCTGGAGCATCGCCCTTCGCCTGATCTTCAGTGCTGACACGTATCCAAATACCTATTGGCTTTTCATCATTCATAGTAATTTCATATCTAATTTTGGCGTTTAAACAATTAAATTTTTAAGGCATGTCAATACCTTAGCCTTCCTTTAGATAACACACGCTTAATTATGTTGCTTTTCATTTCCGCTTCAACTTCTGATACTTTTTTATATTCAATAACAACTTTCCTGCCTTTAAAAAAATACTCCTTACGGAAGTTATTGCAATTAATACGGTCTAAGTAATCTGCAAAATCGCTTAATGCTATTACAGATATTTTTTTTAAAATGTCTCCTAAAAGAAAGCCAATCTTATCATCATGACCTTTACCAAGTGAACAAACCACTATAAAATCAAAATCTGATTGAAGGCATAGTTTAATAATATTGGGTTCGCATGATAAATGACCACAATTAAACATAAAGCAGGCTATAGATAAATTGTCCTTTTCCAGGACAATATCAACTCCTCCATCATTTCCTAATCGTTCATTAAATTTAACAGTAAAACCTATTCTATGGGCAATTTTAACAATCTGTCGTTTTAACCCCTCACGCTCTCTAACTTCAGCATCTTTAATAATGCGTAACGCCTCAGCAGAGTCTGATAATATTGGGAAATTCTTCCTTGAATGTACTATTAACTGTTTTTCTTCATCATTGGGTTCACTTGTATTGCCAGTATCTGCCAACTTTTGATTAACGAGTGCCACCAACCTTTTAACTATTTCATTTTCATACTCACTTGGAAATAAGTCCTTCTCCGCCATAACACGACCTTTGCCGTGTTGCCCCCCCGCATAGCTTATTCAAATATACAAAATACAGGAACCGTTTCCAAAATTTGGATACTGATATTGTTACACATAGAGGTAGATAATAACATTAAAAATAGATCTATTTTTTTTATACATTTCAGATCTAAACAGTATAATCATATTCTCTCTTTAGTTAAACAAATAGGTATTGGGGAGTAATTGTTTTATTTCCCTAGGTGTATAAATTTTCCATGCTCAACAATGTACTTAAGAATCTGATCTATATGTTCTGAGTAAATTATCTTTATATATACTAACAGCTACCATTTAACGTCTAATATTTCTTATTTTTATTTATTGCCCGTAAGAATATATCCGATAGTAACTGAAGCAACTGGAGAAGATTATCGCAAAACTACTCAATTTTCAACCTCTAACTTTTTATAGACATGAAAAACTGTTTTAAACTTCTAATCCTGGCAGGGTTTGTTTTCACTTTTTACTCTTGTGGTGGAGAGACAGTCTTTTGTTATGCAGTTGGTATTGAAGGCTTCGAATCCGATTATGATAAGGCGGCATCTGCAATAGAAAAATTAAATTTAGAAAGCGAAACTTCCGACATAAATCAGGTTGTGGTATACCTTACCTGAAGCGAAGTAAAAGGTCGTGACTATCTCTATTTACAATCCAACTACCTACCTTATGGATCAGAGCACATCGCAAAGCTGGCAACAAACGAAAATTTAAACCTAAAGGACATGCTACGGCTTCTATTTGGTGTTGACGAAAACGATCCTGAATTCGAAAAAGCATTTCGGCAGCAAATTACATTCATAGTAGATGCTAAAATATTTGATCATTCAAAATTCAAAAAACTGGATTTCGGTGACGCATTGATTATCGCAGTTGCAGATAATGATGTAATCAATGATAAACGCACAGAATGCTTAGCTACACAAAACGCATTAAAAGGAATGGGGCTGTATTCTGACAGATTAAATGGCACACCTGGTGAAGAAACGACTATAGCATTAGCAACATTCAAACGAAATTACCATATTGATGAAAACGCTGAAATTGTTATCTACCCTGGGGAAAGCAAGCAAGTCAAATTCAAGAATGTCGAGGACTTTTTAACTCAGTATAAAAGAGAAGATGATGACTGCCAATCATCCGCTTCCCTATGTGTAAACACTGAAGGAGAAGCATCTTTTTCAGCTGAGTGCAAAGACTTGACGGTAGAATTTTCCACCTCGGGGGAAATTACCTTAACGACCAGTTATGAAGAGAAAACCTACTCTATCTCCTTAAATGATGTAAAAGACGCTGTAAAAAACGGGTGCATTACAAGTGGTACTGGTAATTTGGATTATAAAGGGTTTCTACAGATTATACGCTGTTTCCAAAAAAACTACAAAGGAGCCACAAGCGATTGCGAACAAGGATTTACAATCTGCGTGAATAGGAAAACCGGCGTATCTATCGAAATAAGCTGTAATGATGATAAATATAGCATAACCACCAGCGGGCAATTTTCCATGAGCGCAAAAAACGGAAGAGGCGTATCAGTCCAATTTTAAAACTTCACAGACGTTCTTTAAAACAGTACTACATTACCTAATCTTCACTATTTGAACTTCCGGCTCTCCGGTATCACCTTATTACGATCCGGGGCCTTGGCATTGTCATTCTGTGGAGCATCCTTGGGAATAAACCAACTGATCCAGCATGTCAGAAATATTAAAACACTTGGACACTACCACATGTATCACCTCTCCCTGGATTTGTAGCCTAGCCTACCCTGCACCAGTAACAACATGGATAACATAATTTCTCTTTTGTCACGACCAAAGACCTGGGGCCATACAATGAGGTTGGTAAACCCCTCTTCATCTTTAATGGTAATCCCCCCCCTTTGCGGTTTCATGCCGCTTTTTAACGGTTACCAGACCAGCTACCTTAATAACGGCTCCATTAGGCAGCCTTTTGTAAAGTTCACCATTTTCGTTTTGGATATAGCTCCGCTGGGGTGTTCCTTTGTTTAACACCATTTAAATAGAGATCAACACTGCCTCGTTGATAAGTAATTGGAAGACATTGCTTTGCTGCTCTTAATATTGGTTATAGTTGTACAAAATGAAAAGCAA is a genomic window of Chitinophaga sp. LS1 containing:
- a CDS encoding dihydroorotase; this translates as MQTYIIRNISVVNEGSTTVQDVLISNGRIEKIAPQITISGQYNEINGEGKHLLPGVIDDQVHFREPGLTHKATIYTESRAAVAGGTTSFMEMPNTIPAALTQELLEDKYTIGANHSLANYSFFMGVSNDNADEVLKTNEKKDRICGVKIFMGSSTGNMLVDNFITLERIFGGSEVLIATHCEDEKIIKTNLEKYKQEVGPENLTAAYHPLIRNEEGCFESSLVAIQFAKKHNSRLHILHISTEKELQLFSNMLPLAEKRITAEVCVHHLYFTADDYARYGNLIKCNPAIKAAHNKHGLWQGLLDDRLDIIATDHAPHTWEEKQQPYLQAPSGVPLVQHSLLMMLEHVSKGNISLEKVVEKMAHAPAICFQIKERGFLREGYFADCVIVDLQQATMVEKSNLHYKCGWSPLEEHTFPAAVTHTFVSGHLAYENGKFNESEKGQRLLFNR
- a CDS encoding MutS-related protein, producing MELDKTTYYDLSIFNREEEFSLFHKLDFTTTTGGRHYLRQIYANPLKDIPALEHRHKALQYLIQEEDRWPVDITNGTIVVMENYLEAQIEPISNPEGLSLVVSAVMTKMIYNSDYGFIQFSFTQLLNLLKGFRSLVSIYNTEHTPRDLKQILDRAHHLLYQKEFNDIIAADASGPASFMQILRHDHYIRKKHRKTIQELLDLYSRLDALYAMSKAIRHFNLQFPTFEDTPHPFVEIKDLYHPILPKPVSYNVSITPQSHFMFLTGANMAGKTTFIKAVGVAVFLAHIGMGVPAKEMKCSFFNGIFSNIQVQDNIFKGESFFFNEVQRIKNTIIKINDGRKWLVLIDEMFKGTNVEDAKNCSLAVINGLLKSTNCLFILSTHLYEIAEELKDAANIRFKYFEADVIDDNLYFTYQLKDGIAKEKIGYLILKREKVLDLLNEIK
- a CDS encoding YifB family Mg chelatase-like AAA ATPase — encoded protein: MIVKTYGSALQSVSAISIVIEVNVSPKGTRFSIVGLPGNSVKESEDRIESAIQNIGCIFPRFRTIVNMAPANIRKEGAAYDLPIAIGLLAASEQIKTDNLNHYTLMGELSLDGTLLPIKGALPIAVQAKKDGFKGIILPLQNAKEASMVDGIKVYGAADLKEVIDFYNNPKTLRPTNSDVVNIFSQQNSNDPDFNEVKGQYMVKRGLEIAAAGGHNVLLIGPPGAGKTMLAKRFPGILPPMTLPEALETTKIYSVAGKLDCSLITKRPFRSPHHTISDTALVGGGITPQPGEISLAHNGVLFLDELPEFKRAVLEVMRQPIEERKVTISRASYTADFPAGFMLIASMNPCDCVAFFRFYQKKSA
- a CDS encoding recombinase family protein, which gives rise to MNDEKPIGIWIRVSTEDQAKGDAPEHHEERARMYCKLKGWNVVTVYNLEAVSGKSVMEQPETQRMLNDVKEGRIKALVFSKLARLARNTKELLSFADYFQEHKADLVSLQESIDTSTPAGRLFYTIIAAMAQWEREEIASRVAASVPIRAQLGKPLGGAAPYGYSWGDDPLKKQLVIDENEAPVRKLMYDIFLRTKRKKATAKELNDLGYRTRKGDKFSDTTIDRLLRDPMAKGIRRANYTKSRGNKKHWDLKPSDEWVLTECPNLISEELWNECNAILDKQYKRRDKLGRQSKFLLAGILQCKCGNKMYVYHGVDTFHCKNCGNKITVKDIDLVYEEQLRTFLFTNLEVESYKRQTESLINEKTNLLAVTESKIKELRERTHEMLELRLRKEISQSDFACFYKPQNERTEELQKQSAELQGEIDALTIHLASSNAVLSDVQDLYSRWPDLELHEKRTIVEAITDEIVVGEEDIYVKLAYLPKHSFFDKSGKRQHNHMDSYSQ